DNA from Candidatus Epulonipiscium sp.:
GGAATGTTTCATTTAGTATTTGATATCTATAGGTTTTTTCCCTAGCATCATATCTTGGATGAAAGTCCTTTGGAACTTCTTTGGCATCTTTTATTACTATATCTTCAGGAAGAACCGTATTTAATGCATAGGGAATTCTATCGGTAGGGATAGTTGTATCTACTTTAATTAATCCCCGCTGTCCTAAGGCATGAACCCCTGCATCAGTTCTACCAGCACCTGTAACAATTAGATTGTTCCTAAATATTTTAAGGCAGGCTTCTTCTATTTTTTGTTGTATCCCTATACCATTGGGTTGGCGCTGCCAGCCGTTATAATTTGTCCCATCGTAGGAGATGGTAAGTAATATATTTTTCACTTTATACACATCCTGTTTTGCGAGGGAGGTACAAAAACCACCCCTTACTAGATAAAACGGATACATATCATGATTATTGTAAATATTGTAATCCCAATCATAGCTATATAATCATGCTTTCCTATCATCAACTGTTTCATTCTTGTTCTATTTTCCCCACCATGATAACATCTAGCCTCCATTGCCATAGCTAGTTCATCTGCTCTTCTAAAAGCAGATATAAATAGTGGGACTAAAAGTGGTATTAAACTTTTAGCTCTTTTTATTATCCCCCCGCTTTCAAAATCTGCACCCCTTGCCATTTGGGCTTTCATTATTTTATCTGTTTCCTCTAATAGTATCGGAATAAATCTAAGAGCTATGGTCATCATCATAGCTATTTCATGGGCAGGGACTCCTATTTTTTTAAACGGGTTAAGAAGATTTTCTATGCCATCTGTAAGCTGAATAGGGGATGTGGTTAATGTTAGTATCGAAGAGCCTATAATAAGAAAGATTAAACGGGTCGCCATTAACCCTGCTAAATACAATCCCTCTCCAGTTATTTTTATTGCTTTATATGACCATAGGATATTCTCCCCAGGGGTCATGAAAATATTTAAAGCGACGGTTATTAATATTATTACAAAGATTGCCCTTAGTCCCTTTAGCATGAACTTTACTGGTACTTTAGATAAAAATATAAGATATGCTAAGAAAAACAGGGTAAATCCATAACCAATATATCTATTAGCAATAAAAAGAGTAATAATAAATATAAATGTAGATATAATCTTAACCCTAGGATCTAGTCTATGAATCCATGAATCAACTGGATAATATTGTCCAATAGTGATATCTTTAAACATTTTACACCTACTTTTGTTTTTTCAATAAAGAAGCTAATTCCTTAGCTCCCTCTTCTACAGTCAATACATCCGTAGAAACCTTAAGTCCTTTACTTTTTAATGCCTTCATTATATACATTATTTTTGGGGCTGCAAGTCCCATCTTTTCTAGCTCCTCTACATGTTCAAAAACGTTTTTCGGACTTCCATCCAAGGCTATTTTACCCCTATGCATAACGATAATTCTATCGACTAATTTCGCTATATCTTCCATACTGTGGGATACTAGAATAACTGTGATTCCCAAGGTTTTATGGAGTTTTTGTATTTGCCCTAGGATTTCATCCCTACCTTTAGGGTCAAGTCCTGCTGTAGGTTCATCCAAAACTAAAACCTCCGGCTTCATTGCCAAAACTCCTGCTATAGCTACCCTTCTTTTTTGTCCCCCAGATAATTCAAAGGGAGATTTTTCGTACATGCTTTCATCAAGACCAACTATATCTAGGGCCTCTTTTACCCTTTTATCAATCTCTTCTTTTGATAATCCCATATTTTGAGGTCCAAAGGATACATCCTTAAATATGGTCATTTCAAAAAGCTGGTGTTCAGGATATTGAAATACAAGGCCCACCCTTTGACGTATTTCTTTTAAT
Protein-coding regions in this window:
- a CDS encoding energy-coupling factor transporter transmembrane protein EcfT, with the protein product MFKDITIGQYYPVDSWIHRLDPRVKIISTFIFIITLFIANRYIGYGFTLFFLAYLIFLSKVPVKFMLKGLRAIFVIILITVALNIFMTPGENILWSYKAIKITGEGLYLAGLMATRLIFLIIGSSILTLTTSPIQLTDGIENLLNPFKKIGVPAHEIAMMMTIALRFIPILLEETDKIMKAQMARGADFESGGIIKRAKSLIPLLVPLFISAFRRADELAMAMEARCYHGGENRTRMKQLMIGKHDYIAMIGITIFTIIMICIRFI
- a CDS encoding energy-coupling factor transporter ATPase; amino-acid sequence: MAITFKGVNHIYSGGTPFEKTALYGINLHIEKGQFVGLIGHTGSGKSTLIQHFNGLLKPTDGEITILGKNINDKDTSLKEIRQRVGLVFQYPEHQLFEMTIFKDVSFGPQNMGLSKEEIDKRVKEALDIVGLDESMYEKSPFELSGGQKRRVAIAGVLAMKPEVLVLDEPTAGLDPKGRDEILGQIQKLHKTLGITVILVSHSMEDIAKLVDRIIVMHRGKIALDGSPKNVFEHVEELEKMGLAAPKIMYIMKALKSKGLKVSTDVLTVEEGAKELASLLKKQK